From the Cohaesibacter sp. ES.047 genome, one window contains:
- a CDS encoding DUF935 domain-containing protein: protein MAEQQAVIYDLYGKPMRVEKKALASDTVPVRNFTSKFTESFSSEITPQRLKRILASAANGQPDEFLKMAELMEEEDAHYAAVLGSRKRAVSSIEPVIEHGGEGPKASEIGAAVEQLIEQPQFYDMLDDALDALGKGYAVIEQTWSINGKYLMPSVFTWLDPRLFMFAKEQRKTLRLKVDGDVDGEELMAGKFIVHMPRLKSGLQIRTGLARVAAWAYMLKSFTLRGWAGYNEVFGMPLRIGKYDKASSYEDRATLLRAVVGIANDAAGIIDKNMDIEFISNPSRGGDSVFEKFAEYLDKQISKGVLGQTMTTDDGSSLAQAQVHNEVRIDIQQSDARQLAATINRDVIRPFVDINFGQQDRYPKFTLPISVPEDLKLMSETLENLVPLGLEVSMAEVRERISFSDPDKNAVLLKSPGSTTKAEKLNRQVALARKKPSIEFDDIGLEELDAWEEQLGPMIEPIQLLAKSAGSKEEFIAGLAELVSTMDDEAMSQAIVDAGQKAHAFGDDKG from the coding sequence ATGGCGGAACAACAGGCGGTTATTTACGACCTCTATGGCAAGCCGATGCGCGTGGAGAAAAAGGCGCTGGCGAGCGACACGGTGCCGGTGCGCAATTTCACGTCAAAGTTCACAGAGAGCTTTTCGAGTGAGATTACGCCGCAAAGGCTCAAGCGCATTTTGGCCTCTGCCGCCAACGGACAGCCCGACGAGTTCCTCAAAATGGCGGAACTCATGGAAGAAGAGGACGCCCATTATGCGGCCGTTCTGGGAAGTCGCAAACGGGCTGTCAGCTCAATAGAGCCCGTCATTGAACATGGCGGGGAAGGTCCAAAGGCGTCTGAGATTGGCGCCGCGGTGGAGCAGCTCATCGAGCAACCCCAGTTCTATGACATGTTGGACGATGCACTCGACGCCTTGGGCAAGGGCTATGCTGTCATTGAACAGACTTGGAGCATCAATGGAAAGTATCTGATGCCGAGCGTGTTCACATGGCTTGATCCACGCTTGTTCATGTTTGCCAAAGAGCAGCGCAAGACCTTGCGGCTGAAGGTTGACGGCGACGTGGACGGCGAAGAATTGATGGCCGGAAAATTCATTGTCCATATGCCACGGCTAAAATCAGGATTGCAGATCCGCACCGGGCTCGCTCGCGTTGCCGCTTGGGCCTATATGCTGAAGTCGTTCACCTTGCGCGGTTGGGCTGGTTACAATGAAGTGTTCGGCATGCCGTTACGGATTGGCAAGTACGACAAGGCGTCCAGCTATGAGGACCGGGCTACATTGTTGCGGGCGGTTGTTGGGATCGCCAATGACGCGGCGGGCATCATCGACAAGAATATGGATATCGAATTCATTTCCAACCCGTCGCGAGGTGGCGACTCTGTCTTTGAAAAATTTGCTGAGTATCTCGACAAGCAAATCTCGAAGGGCGTCCTTGGCCAAACCATGACGACCGATGATGGATCAAGCCTTGCGCAAGCCCAAGTGCACAATGAGGTGCGGATCGATATCCAGCAGTCCGACGCCCGGCAGCTTGCCGCTACGATCAACCGCGATGTGATCCGTCCCTTTGTCGATATCAACTTTGGTCAGCAAGACCGTTATCCGAAATTCACGCTTCCGATCAGCGTGCCCGAAGACCTCAAGCTTATGTCTGAGACGCTTGAGAATTTGGTGCCGCTTGGCCTTGAGGTTAGCATGGCAGAGGTCCGCGAACGGATCAGCTTTTCTGATCCCGACAAAAACGCCGTGCTTTTGAAGTCGCCGGGAAGCACCACGAAAGCGGAAAAGCTCAATCGCCAAGTGGCGCTGGCAAGGAAAAAACCTTCGATCGAGTTTGACGATATTGGCCTTGAGGAGCTTGATGCATGGGAAGAGCAGCTCGGCCCTATGATTGAGCCGATCCAATTGCTTGCAAAGAGCGCGGGGTCGAAAGAGGAATTTATCGCCGGGTTGGCCGAACTGGTGAGCACCATGGATGACGAAGCAATGTCTCAGGCGATTGTTGATGCGGGCCAGAAGGCGCACGCCTTTGGGGATGACAAAGGTTAG
- a CDS encoding phage minor head protein — protein MADFRIRNAPSKEVTRYLSGKGIKPSFHWRDVSPREHAFAFTIAKMTKLDLLIDTHASLNKALTDGTPFKAWAKEIAPHLAKEGWWGKKEMIDPKTGETIIAQLGSPRRLKTIYWANTRSARAAGLWERAQRTKKALPYFAYRLGPSERHRPHHASKAGVILPVDDPFWDAWFPPNGWMCKCWIEQITRYRANKLGGESERPEIEMVEETNPRTGETVSIPKGVSFGWHGNPGKNRAQTLVDNLNLKLENAGAITPALPKAIIKEFWQSRAPEAYSQMSERVHLPVAYVPKWQGKLDGKTPLVVVSSDTVSVKVGKHMAVEASAFVNVQDVLEFGEAYQRKGRRDTTVFHRVDGVWWAVALQRSKDGYFYIATFFRTSSGYVQRFRDNHVLIDF, from the coding sequence GTGGCAGATTTCAGGATCCGCAATGCACCTTCCAAGGAGGTGACCCGCTATCTAAGCGGCAAGGGCATCAAGCCCTCGTTTCATTGGCGAGATGTCAGTCCACGCGAGCATGCTTTCGCTTTCACCATCGCCAAGATGACCAAGTTGGATTTGTTGATCGACACACATGCGTCGCTCAACAAGGCTCTGACAGACGGCACGCCGTTCAAGGCATGGGCAAAAGAGATTGCACCGCACCTTGCCAAAGAGGGGTGGTGGGGCAAAAAGGAGATGATCGATCCAAAGACTGGTGAGACCATCATTGCGCAGTTGGGCAGCCCCCGAAGGCTTAAGACCATCTACTGGGCGAACACGCGCAGCGCACGCGCGGCGGGGCTTTGGGAACGTGCTCAACGCACCAAGAAAGCGTTGCCCTATTTTGCCTATCGGTTGGGGCCGTCTGAACGCCACCGCCCCCACCATGCGTCGAAGGCCGGTGTGATCCTGCCAGTCGATGACCCGTTCTGGGATGCTTGGTTCCCACCGAACGGCTGGATGTGCAAATGCTGGATAGAGCAGATTACGCGTTACCGGGCTAACAAGCTTGGCGGCGAGAGTGAGCGACCGGAAATCGAGATGGTTGAGGAAACCAACCCGCGAACCGGTGAGACAGTCAGCATCCCGAAAGGTGTGTCATTCGGTTGGCATGGCAACCCCGGCAAGAACCGCGCTCAAACACTGGTCGATAATCTTAATCTGAAACTGGAGAATGCCGGGGCAATCACTCCGGCCTTGCCCAAAGCCATTATCAAGGAATTTTGGCAATCAAGAGCGCCCGAGGCCTATAGCCAAATGTCAGAGCGCGTTCACTTGCCGGTGGCCTATGTGCCCAAATGGCAAGGCAAGCTTGATGGCAAGACACCTCTTGTTGTTGTTTCGTCCGATACCGTCTCAGTCAAGGTGGGCAAACACATGGCTGTTGAGGCAAGTGCGTTTGTCAACGTTCAGGACGTGTTGGAATTTGGTGAGGCCTATCAGAGAAAGGGACGACGAGACACGACGGTGTTTCATCGTGTTGATGGTGTATGGTGGGCAGTCGCTTTGCAGCGGTCCAAAGACGGATATTTCTATATCGCGACATTCTTCAGAACCAGCTCGGGCTATGTGCAGCGGTTTCGAGATAACCATGTGTTGATTGATTTTTAG
- a CDS encoding phage protease yields the protein MNQTAHIFRTHCALQLGADAQVPEWVEVIPAGTITGRDDRVFINDRPELIVAQFAADGIDLIFDYEHLSEVDLEAKKPVPAAGWISALEERKGAVWARVDWTAKAREMIAAREYRYFSPALLLDQDAVPGVQVHVVGLSSAGLVHSPFLRSAALNSKQPTTPKPENSEVAMKGDKRVALCQKLKLADEASDDAVISAIAVLQAEAEKAAQFDQSNFVPKADYEQVKSKLDTLQAGEADKLKLEAEAAVDEAIKDQKVAPASKDYHLEACATRKGLDQFKALMGTTGKLAITQQTDLDKKTPQAGKVETLSVNQKQIAKQMGLSDKAYLDRLNDKEA from the coding sequence ATGAACCAGACAGCTCACATATTCCGCACGCATTGTGCCCTTCAGCTCGGTGCCGACGCACAAGTTCCCGAGTGGGTCGAAGTGATCCCGGCCGGGACCATCACTGGCCGCGATGATCGTGTCTTTATCAATGATCGGCCTGAGCTGATTGTTGCCCAATTTGCAGCCGACGGCATCGACCTTATTTTTGATTACGAGCATTTGAGCGAGGTTGATCTTGAAGCCAAGAAACCTGTTCCGGCTGCTGGCTGGATCTCCGCTCTTGAAGAACGCAAGGGTGCCGTCTGGGCTCGGGTCGATTGGACGGCCAAAGCGCGTGAGATGATCGCGGCTCGTGAGTATCGATATTTTTCTCCGGCCTTGCTGCTCGACCAAGATGCCGTGCCCGGTGTTCAAGTTCATGTCGTTGGCCTCAGCTCTGCCGGACTGGTTCACAGTCCCTTCCTTCGTTCTGCTGCGCTTAACAGCAAACAACCCACCACTCCAAAACCCGAAAACAGCGAGGTTGCCATGAAAGGTGACAAACGCGTCGCGCTTTGCCAAAAGCTCAAGCTTGCGGATGAAGCCTCCGACGACGCCGTGATCAGTGCCATTGCGGTGCTGCAAGCGGAAGCCGAGAAGGCTGCGCAGTTCGATCAATCGAACTTCGTTCCGAAGGCTGACTATGAGCAGGTCAAGTCTAAGCTCGATACTCTGCAAGCTGGTGAGGCGGACAAGCTCAAACTTGAAGCCGAAGCCGCAGTCGATGAAGCGATCAAGGATCAAAAGGTCGCTCCCGCATCCAAGGATTACCACCTTGAAGCATGCGCCACCCGCAAAGGGCTTGACCAGTTCAAAGCCTTGATGGGCACCACCGGCAAGCTTGCCATTACCCAGCAGACTGATCTCGACAAGAAGACGCCCCAAGCGGGCAAGGTCGAAACTCTGTCTGTCAATCAGAAGCAGATCGCCAAACAGATGGGGCTTTCCGATAAAGCCTATCTCGATCGCCTCAATGATAAGGAGGCTTGA
- a CDS encoding Mu-like prophage major head subunit gpT family protein, producing MEITGVNLSDLGTGFSAAYEGGFSGVKTSYDKVADVVPSTGSENTYAWLKDWPALREWIGDRKIKQLEGESYRLGNKKFESTVAINADDINDDKYGIYTPRFKAMGIAAAQWKDRLVWPLMPLGFEAVCFDGQKFFDADHPVGSKENGNFTTVSNMQAGTGNPWFLLDTNQALKPFILQMRQEPEFNSLTDGDTSERVFMRDEYLYGVKARANGGFAFWQTAFGSKAELNAANYEAARLAMLSLENDEGDKLGVLPNLLVVGPSNEAKARALIAKERLANGEDNVWYKSIEILVSPWLK from the coding sequence ATGGAAATTACTGGTGTAAACCTGAGCGACCTCGGGACGGGCTTCAGTGCTGCCTACGAAGGCGGTTTCAGCGGCGTTAAGACGAGTTATGACAAAGTCGCCGATGTCGTGCCCTCGACTGGGTCCGAGAATACCTATGCTTGGCTCAAGGACTGGCCCGCTCTTCGTGAATGGATCGGTGATCGCAAGATCAAGCAGCTTGAAGGCGAGAGTTACCGTCTGGGCAACAAGAAATTCGAAAGCACTGTTGCGATCAATGCCGATGATATCAACGATGACAAATACGGCATTTATACTCCGCGCTTCAAAGCGATGGGTATTGCGGCCGCGCAGTGGAAAGACCGCCTTGTCTGGCCACTAATGCCTTTGGGTTTTGAAGCCGTTTGTTTTGATGGTCAAAAATTCTTTGATGCTGACCATCCGGTGGGCAGTAAAGAAAATGGCAACTTCACCACCGTTTCAAATATGCAGGCAGGTACGGGCAATCCTTGGTTCCTGCTTGATACCAATCAGGCTTTGAAGCCTTTCATTCTTCAGATGCGCCAAGAGCCTGAATTCAACTCTCTGACCGATGGCGATACGTCTGAGCGTGTCTTTATGCGCGATGAGTATCTCTATGGCGTCAAAGCCCGCGCCAATGGCGGGTTTGCGTTCTGGCAGACAGCTTTCGGCTCCAAGGCTGAATTGAATGCGGCGAATTATGAGGCTGCTCGCCTTGCTATGCTGTCCCTTGAAAATGATGAAGGCGATAAGCTGGGGGTTTTGCCAAATCTCTTGGTCGTTGGTCCATCCAATGAAGCGAAGGCGCGTGCGCTGATCGCCAAAGAGCGCCTTGCGAATGGCGAAGATAACGTTTGGTACAAATCCATTGAGATCCTCGTCTCACCTTGGCTGAAATAG
- a CDS encoding DUF1320 domain-containing protein has product MSYASVDDWLLYEAAHKTIADTDYDGEADRDVIETALSRASAEMDGWLASRTDTPVTDPKSAPVLKHHCTLIATYHLANTANTVTEEIETRYKASLSWLKSVSEGKSSLPMSPNLSSSGGNASGIGATFVLPERIFK; this is encoded by the coding sequence ATGTCCTATGCAAGTGTCGATGATTGGCTGCTCTATGAAGCCGCCCACAAAACCATTGCCGATACCGATTATGACGGCGAGGCTGACAGGGACGTGATTGAAACCGCCTTGTCTCGTGCTTCAGCCGAGATGGACGGTTGGCTTGCAAGCCGAACCGATACGCCAGTTACGGACCCAAAATCGGCACCTGTTCTGAAGCACCATTGCACGCTTATCGCGACATATCATCTGGCCAATACAGCCAACACGGTCACGGAAGAAATCGAGACCCGTTACAAGGCTTCCCTTTCTTGGCTCAAGAGCGTGTCCGAAGGCAAAAGCAGTTTGCCCATGTCTCCCAATCTGTCCAGTTCTGGGGGCAATGCGTCGGGCATTGGCGCGACCTTTGTTTTGCCCGAACGGATTTTCAAATGA
- a CDS encoding phage virion morphogenesis protein produces MSGIEFLASLDATLPLRAASKLAALDEAELLDAVGAIGVSQSQRRISDEQAGPNGEAWPALNPEYAKGKRGAGGILEGEGDLITSMDHVVGSGEVSWGSPLVYAAIHHFGGVITPKNAEKLVFQLGGRTIVADAVTIPERPYLGISQDNAAEIEDTALIFIAEPFQ; encoded by the coding sequence ATGAGCGGGATTGAGTTTCTGGCCTCACTGGATGCGACGCTGCCCCTGCGGGCCGCAAGCAAACTGGCCGCCTTGGATGAAGCTGAACTGCTCGATGCCGTCGGCGCGATCGGTGTTAGTCAATCGCAGCGCCGTATCAGCGACGAGCAGGCCGGGCCGAATGGCGAAGCTTGGCCCGCCCTTAATCCTGAATATGCCAAAGGCAAAAGAGGGGCTGGCGGCATCTTGGAAGGCGAGGGCGACCTAATCACATCAATGGATCACGTTGTCGGTTCTGGCGAGGTCAGTTGGGGTTCGCCTCTTGTTTATGCGGCCATTCATCATTTTGGCGGGGTGATCACGCCCAAGAATGCCGAAAAGCTTGTTTTCCAGTTAGGCGGGCGAACCATCGTCGCAGATGCCGTCACCATCCCCGAACGGCCTTATCTCGGGATCAGCCAAGACAATGCCGCCGAGATTGAAGACACAGCCCTCATTTTTATTGCGGAGCCTTTTCAATGA
- a CDS encoding baseplate assembly protein, with protein sequence MSGYDARTGKPLEGDARIVQSIGRLIVTNGDLVMRRDLACALPDLIDAPGNDVVRMLYCAAVATAIHEGESRANLRTLKVVAPDEASDLNAALLVADGQSVLVLDAVSLETGKALNFGELVS encoded by the coding sequence ATGTCGGGCTATGACGCACGAACAGGCAAGCCGCTCGAGGGCGACGCACGCATTGTGCAATCCATCGGCCGACTGATTGTCACCAATGGCGATCTCGTCATGCGGCGCGATCTGGCTTGCGCCCTGCCTGATCTTATCGATGCCCCCGGAAATGACGTGGTGAGGATGCTCTATTGCGCGGCGGTTGCCACGGCTATTCATGAAGGGGAGAGCCGAGCAAATTTGCGAACCCTGAAGGTCGTTGCCCCTGACGAGGCAAGCGACTTGAACGCCGCTTTGTTGGTCGCAGACGGTCAGAGCGTTCTTGTCCTTGATGCGGTGAGCCTTGAGACAGGAAAGGCTCTTAACTTCGGTGAGCTGGTGTCATGA
- a CDS encoding baseplate J/gp47 family protein produces MSKYDDLIDLSKLGPPKLVDLSGYDAQLSALMAAYKLRYPDFEDETEFEPVKAHFGVDAWLADNVRDRINEAGKATLLASAGGSDLEVIGWSRNVERKVIDEDAGIYEDDDDLRERIHMAPESWSTAGPQGGYEFWAETVEAVKDAQAISPSPAVVEIYVVGHDTSVPATEGLLADVTAAISADNRRPIADRVSVHSADIVPYDLVATIKVQSGPSPDVIQAEAEKALAAYQESRAYIGKSLPASALYAALTVAGAEEVSLSPAEGVTVTQTQIAHCNSVTINVEVINV; encoded by the coding sequence ATGAGCAAGTATGATGACCTGATTGATTTGAGCAAGCTTGGCCCGCCTAAGCTGGTGGACTTGTCCGGTTATGACGCTCAGCTCTCGGCCCTGATGGCGGCATACAAGCTACGATACCCGGATTTTGAAGACGAAACGGAATTTGAGCCGGTAAAGGCTCACTTTGGCGTTGATGCTTGGCTTGCAGACAATGTACGCGACAGGATCAATGAAGCGGGCAAGGCAACGCTGCTCGCCAGCGCGGGCGGTTCAGACCTTGAGGTGATTGGTTGGAGCCGGAATGTTGAGCGCAAGGTCATTGATGAGGACGCGGGCATCTATGAGGATGACGATGACTTGCGCGAGCGCATTCACATGGCCCCGGAAAGCTGGTCGACGGCTGGGCCTCAAGGCGGATATGAATTCTGGGCGGAAACGGTTGAGGCCGTCAAAGACGCACAAGCGATCAGCCCTTCACCGGCCGTGGTTGAAATCTATGTTGTCGGGCATGACACATCAGTCCCGGCTACGGAAGGCTTGCTGGCAGACGTAACCGCTGCAATCTCGGCAGACAACCGCCGCCCGATCGCCGATCGTGTGAGCGTTCATAGCGCGGACATCGTTCCTTATGATCTGGTTGCAACCATCAAGGTTCAATCCGGCCCCAGCCCTGACGTCATTCAAGCTGAAGCTGAAAAGGCGCTTGCCGCTTATCAGGAAAGCCGGGCCTATATCGGCAAAAGTCTGCCTGCGTCGGCACTCTATGCGGCTTTGACGGTCGCCGGTGCTGAAGAGGTTAGCTTGTCGCCAGCAGAAGGCGTTACCGTTACGCAAACACAGATTGCGCACTGCAATTCGGTGACGATCAATGTGGAGGTGATCAATGTATGA
- a CDS encoding phage tail protein I, producing the protein MYDASKHLPLYASDHELRVSSVSFLMDDIEAAIIALSKEKNPAECRAEILPWLAYEASADFWDPAWFEDTRRTVIAAQWEIHRHKGTPYALNYALDMVGLESNLVEWWQMEPPGVPGTFEVTAWLAKPVYDREIDHIERLTSIAHQAITRTKPLSRHYSLRLALRSWLSIVPHSALQDLQKVKILPPMATDLSSTMKMVMAGCASTGELVRIKPKQTTAIYDAMSLAFGGSTSVGEVIRLYPPTASGLESQASYHLAIGVRPANPIVTILPEGHA; encoded by the coding sequence ATGTATGACGCTTCCAAGCATTTGCCGCTTTATGCATCCGATCATGAATTGCGGGTGTCATCTGTCAGCTTTTTGATGGATGACATCGAGGCGGCGATCATTGCCCTGTCGAAAGAAAAGAACCCGGCTGAATGCCGCGCCGAGATCCTGCCTTGGCTTGCCTATGAAGCAAGTGCCGATTTTTGGGATCCTGCATGGTTCGAAGACACACGTCGAACGGTTATCGCTGCTCAATGGGAAATCCACCGTCACAAGGGCACGCCTTACGCATTGAACTATGCGCTCGATATGGTCGGCCTTGAAAGCAATCTGGTTGAGTGGTGGCAGATGGAGCCACCCGGCGTCCCCGGTACGTTTGAGGTTACCGCTTGGTTGGCCAAGCCGGTTTATGATCGCGAGATTGATCATATCGAAAGACTGACCTCGATTGCGCATCAAGCCATAACGCGCACCAAGCCTCTGTCCCGGCATTATAGCTTGCGTTTGGCTTTGCGTTCGTGGCTTTCAATCGTTCCTCACTCGGCTTTGCAGGATCTTCAAAAGGTCAAGATCCTGCCACCCATGGCGACGGACCTCAGTAGCACCATGAAGATGGTGATGGCGGGCTGCGCCTCGACCGGTGAATTGGTCCGGATCAAGCCAAAGCAGACCACCGCGATCTATGACGCCATGTCACTGGCCTTTGGAGGCTCGACATCGGTTGGCGAAGTGATCCGTCTTTATCCTCCAACAGCGTCCGGCCTTGAAAGCCAAGCGTCCTATCACCTTGCTATCGGGGTCCGCCCGGCCAACCCAATTGTGACCATCTTGCCGGAGGGGCATGCATGA
- a CDS encoding phage tail protein: MTTYSTRLTNAGAIALNEAITGDTAIALDVLAVGDANGADYVPDGSEAALINEQYRLPLASIIPHPVNADWLVLEAILPPDVGGWWIREVGIYDDNGDLFAIANFPPTYKAVAVDGATSSLTIQIVLQVSDSNALTLSVDAQEGYATQSFVEAGLSGKADNDHTHDDRYYTETEIDTKLIAKAPASHSHDNLYYTEAEIDAKLAGKAATSHTHDGRYYTETEMDSKLAGKAAASHTHPVGQISGINGNFDLANGLFGGKSPSELTGIFAWVSFNGASGAVLGSSGVSSVTKNGTGDFTVNFSAAAASTGYAVVALAGRTGTDGNINAALWPGSSKSMWGVRLSIQVSSNAVRENTAIVDVLIIGG, from the coding sequence ATGACGACCTACTCAACGCGCCTGACCAATGCCGGGGCGATTGCCCTCAATGAGGCAATCACCGGCGACACCGCCATCGCCTTGGATGTGCTGGCTGTTGGCGATGCCAACGGCGCGGACTATGTGCCAGACGGCAGCGAGGCCGCCCTGATCAACGAACAATACCGCCTACCACTGGCCTCGATCATTCCTCATCCAGTTAATGCGGATTGGTTGGTTCTGGAAGCCATTTTGCCGCCCGATGTTGGTGGCTGGTGGATCCGTGAGGTCGGGATCTATGATGACAATGGCGACCTGTTTGCCATCGCCAATTTCCCACCAACATACAAGGCTGTGGCAGTCGACGGCGCAACGTCAAGCCTCACCATTCAGATTGTTCTTCAGGTGTCTGATAGCAATGCGCTGACCTTGTCAGTTGATGCACAGGAGGGCTATGCCACGCAGAGTTTTGTGGAGGCGGGGCTTAGCGGCAAGGCCGATAACGACCATACCCATGATGATCGTTATTACACAGAAACTGAGATAGACACCAAGCTGATAGCCAAAGCCCCAGCCTCTCATTCTCATGATAACCTTTACTATACTGAGGCCGAAATTGACGCCAAATTGGCGGGAAAGGCCGCGACCAGTCATACTCACGATGGTCGCTATTACACGGAAACAGAGATGGACAGCAAACTGGCCGGTAAAGCCGCCGCCAGTCATACTCATCCTGTCGGACAGATCAGCGGCATCAATGGTAATTTCGATCTCGCCAATGGCCTCTTTGGTGGCAAATCACCAAGTGAGTTGACCGGAATATTTGCTTGGGTGTCTTTCAATGGTGCCTCTGGTGCTGTGCTGGGAAGCAGCGGTGTCAGTTCTGTCACCAAGAATGGCACAGGTGACTTCACAGTTAACTTCTCGGCTGCAGCGGCCTCTACGGGCTACGCAGTAGTGGCTCTTGCGGGCAGAACAGGCACAGATGGAAACATCAATGCTGCTTTGTGGCCCGGTTCTTCGAAGAGCATGTGGGGTGTTCGCCTTTCCATCCAAGTTTCGTCAAACGCGGTTCGTGAAAACACCGCGATTGTCGACGTTCTGATTATTGGCGGGTGA
- a CDS encoding phage tail protein codes for MTAATYYTRLTNIGSNALSAAITGGASVSLTHLAVGDADGSSYDPDGTETNLVHETHRLNITSITPDVQNPAWLIVEAILPPDVGGWWIREAGLFDANGAMFAIAKYPPTYKAILTDGTASTLTIQIVLQVTNTDSIQLVVNPLDGYASQNWVISSYPWANEEEVVDAAIEKKLVDPKRLAAALSQLSFARPEDLTSLSEAIDLALEGKAARNHNHAGVYALAAHNHDGAYASINHAHDLLYAAKSHGHQISEISGINGIFDLANGLIDGRLPSQLGGGPAASITHEMANGVDGGWLYAGSWQVRPYNTEDDPFGLISLANNSFTPAADLYMSGWASINDTAQTSSRVFCVTDNAVVAVGSGGHSNPTYYCTSHTFFSAKLTAGKTYRIEMRGAETSVGFGVSMVLGQTELYSQIDFWRR; via the coding sequence ATGACTGCCGCAACTTACTATACCCGCCTCACCAATATCGGCTCCAATGCCCTCAGCGCGGCCATTACCGGTGGCGCTTCGGTTTCTCTGACCCATCTTGCTGTGGGAGACGCCGATGGTTCTAGCTATGATCCAGACGGAACGGAAACCAATCTGGTGCACGAGACACATCGGCTCAATATCACGTCTATCACGCCAGACGTTCAGAACCCGGCTTGGCTGATTGTCGAGGCAATTCTCCCGCCTGACGTGGGTGGGTGGTGGATCCGCGAGGCAGGCCTGTTTGACGCCAATGGGGCAATGTTCGCCATCGCCAAATATCCGCCAACCTACAAGGCCATCCTTACGGATGGCACCGCCTCGACGCTCACGATCCAGATCGTCCTGCAGGTCACCAATACCGATAGCATTCAGTTGGTGGTCAACCCTCTTGACGGCTACGCCTCCCAAAACTGGGTTATATCCTCCTATCCATGGGCCAACGAAGAAGAAGTGGTAGACGCGGCGATTGAAAAGAAGCTGGTGGATCCAAAACGTTTGGCAGCCGCATTGTCACAACTCTCCTTTGCAAGGCCTGAGGATTTAACGTCCTTGTCTGAGGCAATTGATCTTGCGTTGGAAGGCAAAGCAGCACGCAATCATAACCATGCCGGGGTTTATGCGCTGGCAGCCCATAACCACGACGGTGCCTATGCGTCGATCAATCACGCTCATGATCTTCTATATGCCGCCAAAAGCCATGGTCACCAGATCAGCGAAATCAGCGGCATCAATGGCATTTTCGATTTGGCAAATGGTTTGATCGATGGCCGGTTGCCGAGCCAATTAGGCGGGGGACCTGCCGCTTCGATTACGCACGAGATGGCCAATGGAGTTGACGGAGGCTGGCTTTACGCTGGCTCTTGGCAAGTGAGGCCCTACAACACGGAAGATGATCCATTTGGATTGATCTCACTGGCCAACAACAGCTTCACGCCAGCAGCCGACCTGTATATGAGTGGATGGGCTTCTATCAACGATACCGCTCAGACCTCCTCGCGGGTTTTTTGTGTAACAGATAATGCGGTTGTTGCCGTTGGATCAGGCGGGCATTCCAACCCGACCTATTATTGCACCTCGCACACCTTTTTCTCCGCGAAGCTTACGGCAGGAAAAACCTATCGCATCGAGATGCGTGGGGCGGAAACCTCTGTTGGCTTCGGGGTTTCCATGGTGTTGGGGCAAACTGAGCTTTATTCTCAAATCGATTTCTGGAGGCGATAA